A region of the Haemophilus parainfluenzae genome:
CGCCGTAGATATTCCTGTCTATAGTTACGTTGATCACACCAGAACAGGCGAAACCAAACATTTCACCCCGAAAAAAATTGTGATTTTAGAAGGCATCTTATTGCTCACTGATGAGCGAGTTCGCCAATTAGCCGATATTTCTGTCTTCGTGGATACGCCATTAGACATTTGTTTTATCCGCCGTTTACAACGTGATATGGAAGAACGTGGCCGTTCATTACAATCTGTTATTGACCAATACCGCGCAACTGTTCGTCCAATGTTCTTACAATTTATTGAGCCATCCAAACAATATGCAGATATCGTGATTCCTCGCGGTGGTAAAAACCGTATTGCGATTAATATGTTAAAAGCTCAAATTCTTCATTTATTAAACGAAAAATAGGAAAAATCATGCGTCTTTGCGATACCGATATCGAACGCTATCTAGATGATGGTATTATTTCTTTAACGCCTCGTCCTGACAACGACAAAATCAATGGTGCAACCATCGATGTGCGTTTAGGCAATTCATTTCGCGTATTTCGTGAACATTCAGCACCATATATTGATTTAAGTGGTCCGAAAGAAGAAGTTTCTGCTCAACTTGAATCAGTGATGAGTGACGAAATCATTATCGGTGATGATGAGGCCTTCTTCTTACACCCAGGTATGTTGGCGTTAGCCACCACATTAGAGTCTGTAAAACTACCCGCTAATATTATCGGTTGGTTAGATGGTCGTTCCTCTCTTGCCCGTTTAGGCTTAATGGTGCATGTGACCGCCCATCGTATTGATCCAGGTTGGGAAGGTAAAATTGTGTTGGAATTCTACAACTCAGGCAAATTACCTTTAGCATTGCGTCCTAATATGGTGATTGGTGCATTGAGTTTTG
Encoded here:
- the udk gene encoding uridine kinase, with translation MSNSSCIIIAITGASASGKSSIASTVHKELCNELGCQEIGIIAEDSYYKDQSHLEMSERIKTNYDHPNSMDRDLLIQHLKDLKNGTAVDIPVYSYVDHTRTGETKHFTPKKIVILEGILLLTDERVRQLADISVFVDTPLDICFIRRLQRDMEERGRSLQSVIDQYRATVRPMFLQFIEPSKQYADIVIPRGGKNRIAINMLKAQILHLLNEK
- the dcd gene encoding dCTP deaminase, with product MRLCDTDIERYLDDGIISLTPRPDNDKINGATIDVRLGNSFRVFREHSAPYIDLSGPKEEVSAQLESVMSDEIIIGDDEAFFLHPGMLALATTLESVKLPANIIGWLDGRSSLARLGLMVHVTAHRIDPGWEGKIVLEFYNSGKLPLALRPNMVIGALSFEVLSGPAARPYTSRKDAKYKHQQNAVASRINED